TCAAAACCAGTTTCAATCGACGACACGTAAACTTTATGATGGTCCCGCGGGAGCTGTGTTGTATCTGGCGAGTAAATTATCGCTGCACGATCCGCTGGTTGGCCGCATTATCAAAACCCGTCGATTTGATGTTACGGAATTTCGCAGCATCTTGGATATTGGATCAGGTGCAGGCCAGATTCTCGGGCATTTATTGCGAGAAACACATCCCGAGGCACGTCTGGTTGCCTGCGATTTATCGCATCAGATGCTGAAACGCGCCAGAAACCGCATGGATAGTGCGCGGCCGAATTACCTTTCAGCCGATCTGACCATGCTGCCGTTCCGTGATGAATCGTTTGATTGTGTAACGTGTGGTTGGGTGTTGGAGTATGTCGCCGATCCCCGGGATGGTCTCACAGAGATCTATCGTGTGCTGCAGCCGGGGGGTAGTCTGTTCCTGCTGGCGACAGAAGACAAATTTTCTGGGATGTTAAACAGCCGCACCTGGAAGTGTCGAACCTACAATCGAGTGGAATTGAAGCAGGCATTCGAAGAATCAGGCCTGCCTTGGAAAGAGCAGCACTGGTTCACGCCGATCCATCAGTTTCTAAAGCTGGGCGGCATCATTGTGGAAGCCACGAAGCCTCTGGATGAGGATTCCCCTCAATCTTTATAACGAATTGGACTCCAGTCTTTCGCTAAGTCACACAGAATTTTGAGTGTGTTTGGGTTCGCACTACAGGCGGTGATCCCCGGCAGCCGTAACATGTCGGCCCGCTCATCCAGCCAGTGTTCGTGGAAATTTACTGGTTCCCCATTATGTACCCAGACGGCGTCGCCTCCCAGAATACGGGCGATGTGCAACGAAACGGGGAAATCGTAAACGTTGGGAGTATGAATCAAAGAGCCGCCAAATGCGCCGGTTGCCAGGTGATCGTAAATGCTCCCCGGCATTTCTTCCGGGGGAACCCCTTTCAGACCGGCTTCTGTCACAAGCTGCGCGTTGGACGTATCTTCGTCTTGAAATCCGATGAGATAGATCTGCGAAGAATCGGGGCGTGTTTCGGGATCGATGGCAGGCATTGCGTCCAGCACTTCACGGGCAGGGCGGCTGAAATCATCCGGTCCACAGACCACGCGTTGATGGACGGCTTCAACCCAGGTTCCCTGTTCGCCGGTCTCCGGAATATAAACGAGTGAATAATGCACGGTTTCGCTATCGCGCAGATGAATCATCACACAATAGCCGTCGGCTGTTTTATCGCGGTATTGTTTTGTCCCGTCAATCGGATCAATCGAGAGGACATACGGAGCGTCTTCTGAAAAACGATCAAGATCGCCCGTTTTTTCCTCTGCTTCGATACGGCATTGTAGAAAGATCGGATCACGGTCACGGAGTGCAGCCACGATTAATTCCTGCAGCGTCAGATCGGCCAGAGTGAGTGCATCGGTCAAAGCACTCCCCGATGTTTTGTTTTCGACGGCGATATTGAAGTGCCTCAAACGTTTGGCGATGGCACCGGACCAGCGAAGGATCTCGGGCAGATGTGTTTGCAGGGCGGTTAATAGTGCGTTTAATTCCATGTCGTTGATCTTTTCAGAATGCGCAAAATTGATGGTTATACAGAAGGCCTATTGTTTCGTTTCTGCTCCAGATATTCAATCACCAGCGCTGCGACATCGATATTTGTGGCAGATTGAAAGCCGCGCCAGCCCGGGACTGCATTGACTTCCAGCAGAGACAGATTTTCAGGGGCATCCGTTGGACAAAGCAGGTCGACGCCGGCAAATGTCGCCTGAGTCAACTCCGCAGCGCGGACGGCCAGTTCCACTTCCTGTTCGGAAGGTTGATGAGGTTCTGCCTGTCCCTGACGCGAAATGTTGGTACGAAAATCATTCATGCCGTGCCGTCGAATGGCGCCGATTACGTTGCCGTTCAGAATCAAAATTCGCAGATCGTAGCCAGGATGCGGGATATACTTTTGGAGATAAATGACGGCTTGCGTGCGTTCGAGGGTTCGGAAAGAACGATAGGCCAGATCGGGATCACTGATGCGAAAGATGCCTCGTCCTTCCGA
This genomic interval from Gimesia alba contains the following:
- a CDS encoding class I SAM-dependent methyltransferase codes for the protein MAPLSSPEKPNPKRLRLKKSLRSLIEFGGGDQIDQNQFQSTTRKLYDGPAGAVLYLASKLSLHDPLVGRIIKTRRFDVTEFRSILDIGSGAGQILGHLLRETHPEARLVACDLSHQMLKRARNRMDSARPNYLSADLTMLPFRDESFDCVTCGWVLEYVADPRDGLTEIYRVLQPGGSLFLLATEDKFSGMLNSRTWKCRTYNRVELKQAFEESGLPWKEQHWFTPIHQFLKLGGIIVEATKPLDEDSPQSL
- a CDS encoding inositol monophosphatase family protein, whose protein sequence is MELNALLTALQTHLPEILRWSGAIAKRLRHFNIAVENKTSGSALTDALTLADLTLQELIVAALRDRDPIFLQCRIEAEEKTGDLDRFSEDAPYVLSIDPIDGTKQYRDKTADGYCVMIHLRDSETVHYSLVYIPETGEQGTWVEAVHQRVVCGPDDFSRPAREVLDAMPAIDPETRPDSSQIYLIGFQDEDTSNAQLVTEAGLKGVPPEEMPGSIYDHLATGAFGGSLIHTPNVYDFPVSLHIARILGGDAVWVHNGEPVNFHEHWLDERADMLRLPGITACSANPNTLKILCDLAKDWSPIRYKD
- a CDS encoding ATP-grasp domain-containing protein, giving the protein MRIAILGNQGSWYCEQLHQAAQSRGHDACKIEFRDLASLISGTSQEQCFSYDAEQNQIELNRFDCLIIRTMPPGSLEQVIFRMDMLGRMEQAGVTIFNSPRAIECAVDKYLTTSRLAAAGLPVPATAVCESSEAAMQHFEILGSDVVVKPLFGSEGRGIFRISDPDLAYRSFRTLERTQAVIYLQKYIPHPGYDLRILILNGNVIGAIRRHGMNDFRTNISRQGQAEPHQPSEQEVELAVRAAELTQATFAGVDLLCPTDAPENLSLLEVNAVPGWRGFQSATNIDVAALVIEYLEQKRNNRPSV